Proteins co-encoded in one Chionomys nivalis chromosome 6, mChiNiv1.1, whole genome shotgun sequence genomic window:
- the LOC130875954 gene encoding GTP-binding protein Di-Ras1, with amino-acid sequence MPEQSNDYRVVVFGAGGVGKSSLVLRFVKGTFRDTYIPTIEDTYRQVISCDKSVCTLQITDTTGSHQFPAMQRLSISKGHAFILVFSVTSKQSLDELSPIYKLIVQIKGSVEDIPIMLVGNKCDETQREVHTREAQAVAQEWKCAFMETSAKMNYNVKELFQELLTLETRRSVSLSVDGKRSSKQKRADRIKGKCALM; translated from the coding sequence ATGCCGGAACAGAGCAACGACTACCGGGTGGTTGTGTTCGGTGCAGGCGGCGTGGGCAAGAGCTCGCTGGTGCTCCGCTTTGTGAAGGGGACGTTCCGTGACACCTACATCCCTACCATAGAGGACACGTACCGACAGGTGATCAGCTGTGACAAGAGCGTGTGCACACTGCAGATCACGGACACGACCGGCAGCCACCAGTTCCCCGCCATGCAGCGGCTGTCCATCTCCAAGGGCCACGCCTTCATCCTGGTGTTCTCGGTGACCAGCAAGCAATCGCTGGACGAGCTGAGCCCCATCTACAAGCTGATCGTGCAGATCAAGGGCAGCGTGGAGGACATCCCCATTATGCTGGTGGGGAACAAGTGCGACGAGACGCAGCGGGAGGTGCACACCCGCGAAGCGCAGGCCGTGGCACAGGAGTGGAAGTGCGCCTTCATGGAGACCTCGGCCAAGATGAACTACAACGTGAAGGAGCTGTTCCAGGAGCTGCTGACGCTTGAGACGCGCCGCAGCGTCAGCCTCAGCGTGGACGGCAAGCGCTCCAGCAAGCAGAAGAGGGCTGACCGCATCAAGGGCAAGTGCGCGCTCATGTGA